The Flavobacterium sp. IMCC34852 genome contains the following window.
TTGATCTAATTGAATCTCCTCAAGTAAATCATCAAAACCCACCAAACGACCTTTTAGGTTGATAGAATCTTGAATTTTTATCTTTTCAGGAAGCCTGTCTGAAAATCGGGCAGATAACTTTTCATCAACCGTAATGATTTTATTTTCTGAATCGATATTGGATATTTTTCCGCGAACCGCAACCGTTTTATCTAAGTATTTGGCATTAGCCAAACTATCATTAGCTGTAAAAGATTTAAAAACATCTTGAACAGTAGTAGTAAAATTAGCTTCTTCAGAAGCTATATCCCTATGATTTTGATAAATATATTTATAAGCCCCAAAGCCAACCACCAAAATAATAAGAGCTAAAATAAAAACCTTTTTCTTCATAAAAACGTTAATTTATAATTATATAATGTAAACTTAAGTCATTTTATTTATTAAATTTATTCAAAAAAAATTAAAATCATGAAAAAGAATAACCTCTTAATT
Protein-coding sequences here:
- a CDS encoding OB-fold protein, yielding MKKKVFILALIILVVGFGAYKYIYQNHRDIASEEANFTTTVQDVFKSFTANDSLANAKYLDKTVAVRGKISNIDSENKIITVDEKLSARFSDRLPEKIKIQDSINLKGRLVGFDDLLEEIQLDQCTVVE